Genomic window (Gelria sp. Kuro-4):
CAAGGAAGGGGCGCGCGGTTTGGGCCTGCACCTGGTGAAGGAGCACGTGAACGCCGCCGGCGGGCGCATCCAGCTGCGCACCTCGCGGCGCGGCACTTCCTTCCGGATCACCATCCCGGGCGGGGAAGGGGGGCAGGCAGCATGAACGAGCTTGTCCGGGTACTCATTGTGGAAGACGATCCCATGGTGGCGGGAATAAACCGGAAATACACGGAGAAGGCGGGCCGTTTTCAGGTGATCGGCCTGGCCGCGAGCGGCGAAGAGGCGGTGGCGGCGGTGCGGGAGAAACGCCCCGACCTGGTGCTGCTGGACGTCTACCTCCCGCGCGGCAACGGCCTGGAGGTGCTCAAGGGCATTCGGGCGGCGAACATCGCTGCCGATGTCATCCTCATTACGGCGGCCCAGGATGTGGCCACGGTGGAGGAGGCGCTGCGCTACGGCGCGGTGGACTACATCATCAAGCCGTTCGATTTTGAACGGCTGGCCCGGACGCTCAGCGCGTACTGCGAGCGCCGGCGGCGCCTGGCGGAGCACCAGAAGCTGGCCCAGGAAGAGATCGACCGCTTGGTGCAGGGCGCAGCCGTAACGGCGGCTCCTACGGGGCTGCCCAAGGGGATCGACCCGTACACCTTGGAACAGGTGCGCGATTACCTGGCCCAAAACGCGCGCGGCTACTCGGCGCAGGAGACGGCGGCCGGCCTCGGACTGTCGCGGATCACGGCGCGCCGCTACCTGGAGTTCCTGGCGGCCGCCGGGGAAGTGGAGGTGGAGCTGGAGTACGCCGCCGTAGGGCGGCCGGTAAAACGATATCGCAAGGCTTAACTTTTGCCCGCCCACTGGGTGGGCCATACTAGGCATGAGGTGAAGGGATTGGACGGCGGAGAGATCATTCTTGGCATCGAGACTTCGTGCGATGAAACCTCGGCGGCGGTGGTCCAGGGCGGGCGGCGCCTCCTGGCCAACGTCATCTCCTCGCAGGTAAACCTGCATGCCCTTTACGGCGGCGTAGTGCCGGAGCTGGCGTCGCGGCGGCATGTGGAGCTTATTGTCCCGGCTGTGGCAGAGGCGCTGAAAGAAGCCGGCTTAAGCTTCGCCGACCTGGATGCAGTGGCGGTGACCTGCGGCCCCGGGCTGGTGGGGGCGCTCCTGGTGGGCCTCTCCTACGCCAAGGCGGTGGCGCTGGCGCGCGGCGTGCCTCTGGTGGGGGTGCACCACACCGCAGCTCATATTTACGCCAACCTGCTGGTGCACCCGGAGCTGGAGCCGCCTTTTCTCAGCCTGGTGGTCTCAGGCGGGCACACGTCCCTGGTGTATGTGCGCGCCCCAGGGGCCTACGACCTTTTAGGTCAGACGGTGGACGACGCCGCCGGTGAGGCCCTGGACAAGATTGCGCGCGCCCTGGGACTGGGCTATCCCGGTGGCCCGGCCATCGAGCGGCTGGCGCGGGAGGGCGACCCCGAGGCTTTGCCGCTGCCGCGGGCGGTGGTGCGGGAGCACCCGCTCGACTTCAGCTTCAGCGGGCTCAAGACGGCAGTGCTGAACTACCTTAACCACCTGAAGCAGCGGGGGGAGGAGCCGAACAAGGCCGATGTGGCGGCCAGCCTGCAGCGGGCGGTGATGGAAGTGCTGGTGGAGCGGGCGCTTACGGCGGCCGAGCTCACGGGCGCCCGTCGGCTTGTGCTGGCCGGCGGCGTGGCGGCCAACGGTGAGCTGCGCACCCGGCTGGCGGAGCAGGCGGCCCGGGCGAATCTCCAGGTGCTGGCGCCGCCGCCGGCGCTCTGTACGGACAACGCGGCCATGGTGGCCTGCGCCGGGTACTTCTACCTTCAGCATGGTCTTACGGCGCCCCTGTCCCTGAATGCTTTCGCCAACCTGCCGCTGGGGGCGGAGCAGGGCTGGGGAAAACGTGGGGAAAAAGAGAGCGCCCGCGGCAAAAAATAAGGCCGCTGCCCGGCCGGTTTTCCCCGCCTAGGCGGCAGGTCTTCCTGTGGATTCTGGGGAAAGGTGGGCAAAACCCGCCCAGCCCCAGGGGTTTTCTGTGGATAACCCTGTGGATTTTGTGGATTGTGGGAATGATTGTTCGCTGAGTAGCCTCTTTTTACGGTATATGTGGGGCGAATAGTAAATAGAACCTGAAAACGGGAAAAAGGTGAGGTGAAGTGCGATGCGGCCGGTGCTCCTTTCTTTTGGCTCCCTACACATCTACAGCTGGGGTTTTCTCCTGGCGCTGGCCACGCTGTTGGGCGCCTTGGGGGCGGTCGAGCTGGCGCGGCGCTCGGGCTGGGAACACCCGGACGCCGTCCTTGACGTGGCGCTGGGGGCGGTGCTGGCGGGAGTGGTGGGGAGCCGCCTCAACTACCTGCTCTTGTACCGGGCGGCCGAGTTCTGGCGGCGGCCCTGGATCTTCTTTCAGTTTTCCGCCGGCGGCCTGGTATTTCACGGCGGCTTGGCCCTGGGCATACTCGCAGGCGGGTATCTCGCCCGGCGGCGGGGCCTGGGCTTTTGGACCACGGGCGATGTGCTGGCGCCTTTTCTCGCGGCCGGGTACGGCCTGGTGCGCGTGGGCTGCTTTCTTAATGGCTGCTGCTACGGGCGTGTAACCCACGTCCCCTGGGCGGTGGTCATTCCCGCCCTGGCCGACGGCCTGCCCCGCCACCCGTCGCAGCTTTATGCCGCCGCCCTGGGGCTTTTCCTCGGCGTGCTCCTCCTTCTTTTCTACCGGCGGCGGCCCTTCAGCGGGGCGGTTTTCCTGGCCTATATGGGCGGTGGCGCCCTGGAACGCATCATTGAGGACTTCTTCCGGGATACGCTGATGTATAGCGCCAACTTTACCCTGGCGCAGGTGGTGAGTGCGGGCGTTTTCCTGGTGGCCGTCGCGCTTTACATCTGGCGCAGCCGCCGGGCGGCGCGGGAGAAAAGCCTGGGGGCGACCCAGTAGTGGCGCGCCGGCCGGCACCGGAGTGGGAGCTGGCGGCGGCTGCGGCCCGGGGCATTCTACCTGTAACCTCGGCCTGCAACGTGCGCTGCCTTTTCTGCAGTCACCGCCAGAACCCGCCCGGCCTGGAGACCTACTTTCTGCCGCACCAGTCGCTGGCTGCCATTAAAGAGCGCGCGGCCCTGCTCGACCCCGAAAAGCCGATCGTGGTCGGTGAATCGGTGACCCGCATCCTGGAGGGAGAACCATTCCTCAACCCTGACCTGCTTGCCATCCTGACCTGGCTGCGGCACCGCTTTCCAGAGACGCCGCTGGCGCTCACCACCAACGGCACGCACCTCACGGCCGCAGCGGTGGCGCGCCTGGCGGAGCTTAAGCCGCTGGCAGTCACCCTCTCGCTCAACAGCGCCAGCGAGCGCGGCCGGCGCCTGCTTATGGCCGACCCGGACCCCGCCGTGGCCCTGGAAGCACCCGCGCGGCTGGCGGCGGCCGGCCTGCCTTTTACCGGGAGCGTGGTGGCCATGCCGCACGTGGTGGGCTGGCGGGATGTGGAAGAAACGGTGCGCTTTCTCGCCCGGGCTGGGGCGGAGACGGTGCGCGTGTTCCTGCCGGGCTACACCCGCCTGGCGCCGCCGGAGCTCAGGCTGCCGGCGGGCATGTGGAACCAGCTGCGCAGGCGGGCGGCAGCCTGGCAGGAGGGACTAGGGACGCCGGTTCTTGTCGAGCCGCCGGGTTTAACCGACCTTAAGGCCAGCATTCACGGCGTGCTGCCTGCTACGCCGGCGGCTGCCGCCGGGCTGAAGGCGGGGGAGACCATCGTTCGCCTCGCCGGGAAGGCGGTGTTTTCGCGCGTGGCCGCCTTCCAGTGCCTGAAGGCGGGCGGGGCAGTGGAGGTGGAGGTGCTCTCAGAAGGCGGGACCCGCGCCGTGCGGCTGGAAAAGGAGCCCGGAGCGCGCTCCGGGCTCGTCTTCGATTACGACCTGGCTCCCGAGGCGTGGCAGGAGTTTTGCCGCCTTATCCGGCGGGAGCGGGCGCAGCGGGTGGTGGTGGCGACTTCCGAGCTCGCGGCACCGCTGGTGGCGGCGGCCGCCGGACGCGAGAACCTTCCCTGTGAGCTCAAGCTGTTGCCGGTGCCCAGCCGCTTCTTTGGCGGCAGCATCGCCTGTGCCGGGCTCCTCACGGTGGCCGATTTCCGGGCGGCCATCGGCGAGCTGGCGGCGGATCTTATTGTCCTGCCCGGCATCGCCTTCGACCAAAAAGGCCGGGACCTGGTAGGGGAGCTCTACCTGGAAGCGGCGCCGGGACGGAAGGTGGCTCTGCTGGAGACCTGATCCGGCGGCCGGTGAGTCAGTGCACGTGGTAGGTAAGGCGATTACACCCCGCCCTTAATTTCAGCGTATTTCCCCACCTGCGCGCAGAAGGTTTCCACCTGTGACCGGGGTAAGGCTACGGTGAGCTGCGCCTCTTCCCCGTAAGCGGAAGCGACGACCGTCCCGCCCAGGCGCCCCAGCCAGTACAGACAGCGGTCCAGGTGCGGGTAGGCCACCCGCAGGCTGAGGCGGCGGGTGATCACCTTGTCGACCTGACCGGCGGCGTCGAGCGCGGCGCCGGCTGTACCGCCGTAGGCGTCGATGAGGCCGCGCACTCCCAGCTTCTTGCCGCCGAAGTAGCGCGTCACCACCACCGCCGTCTGGGTGAGGTCCCGGCTGAGGAGGGCACGGAGGATGGGCTCGCCGGCGGTGCCGCTCGGTTCGCCGGCGTCGCTGGCGAAGCGAATGTCACGCTCCGGGTCCACGCGGTAGGCCCAGGCGTTGTGCGTGGCCTGGCGGTGTTCCTGGCTCACCTGAGCGATAAAGGTTTTGGCTTCGGCTTCACTTTCCACCGGGCGCGCCCGCCCGATAAAGCGGGAGCGCTCGATTTTTATTTCCACCTGCGCCTCGTGGGCGCTGGTGCGGTAAGTGTCCATACGTTCAACCTCCCAGCAGCTAGGAAACGCCTGCTTTTATTCTATATCAGGATCTGAGTGCGGCAAAAGCCCTCTGCCGGGACAAGTCTCCTATTGACTTCCAGGAAACTTGGACTGTATAATTAAGTTGTCGGCAACCGTGACAAGGAAGACAAGTTATGGGAGGAGCGGCAGGTGGGCAGGGCGCTGCACGGGTATTCCGGCAGGGAAGGAATACGGACTGTAAGGTGAGGGGGGAAGCCAGTGGTTACCTTTGAGCATGTGACCAAAACTTACAAGGGCGGCACCCAGGCGGTGCGCGATCTCAACTTGACCATCGAAAAGGGCCGGTTTGTCGTCTTAATCGGCCCGAGCGGCTGCGGCAAAACCACGACCCTTAAGATGGTCAACCGGCTTATCGAACCCACGTCGGGCGAGATCTACCTGGAGGGGCGGAAAACAAGCACCCTCAATCTGGTGCAGATGCGGCGCAACATCGGCTACGTTATCCAGCACATCGGGCTCTTGCCTCACCTGACGGTGGCTGCCAACATCGCCTTGGTGCCGGAGCTAAAGGGCTGGCCGCGCAAAAAGCGCGAGGAACGGGTGGACGAATTGCTTGCCATGGTCGGCATGGACCCGGCCGTGTACCGTAACCGTTTTCCGGCCCAGCTTTCCGGCGGGCAGCAGCAGCGCATAGGGGTGCTCCGGGCGCTGGCGGCGGACCCGGAGCTTATTCTTATGGATGAACCCTTCGGCGCGCTGGATCCTTTGACGCGCGAGCAGCTGCAGCTTGAGTTCAAGCGCCTCAAAGAGCGGCTCAAGAAAACCATTATCTTTGTAACCCACGACATGAACGAGGCCCTGCTCCTGGCCGACCGCATCATCCTCATGAAAGACGGCGTGGTGGTCCAGGACGATACGCCGGAGGGGTTGCTGCGCCACCCGGCCAACGACTTTGTGGCCAGTTTTGTCGGTCGCGCGGCTCAGCCGCAGGCAGCTGCAGACCTCCTGGTGCGGGATGTGATGAACCCTGCACCGGTCACCATTGAGGCCGAGCGTGGCCTGGGCGAAGCCCTGAAGCGCATGCAGAAGTACAAGGTGGACAGCCTGCTGGTGCTGAGTGACGGGCGGCTCATGGGCCTGGTGCAGGCGCGCGACCTTTACCCGTACCTCCTGAAAGACGAGACGGTGCCGGTGGCACAGGTGGCGGTGCAGGCGGCGGTTACCGTATCTCCCGACCTGCCCCTCAGTCAGGCGGCGGAGAAACTGACAGCCGGCGGGGCGTACCTGGTGCCGGTGGTGGGCGACGATGGGCGCCTCCTGGGCGTGCTCACGCGGGCCAGCCTGGTGGGCGTGCTGCTCGACGCTTGGAACGGCGGCAGCGGTTCAACAGAAGAGAAGAAGGCAGCGGCCGGAGGAGGTGGGGCGAAGTGACGTGGATCAAAATGTGGCAGTACCTGGTGGATAATCTGCCTGAAGTGCTCCTCGCCATCCAGGAGCATGTTTTGCTGCTGGTCGTTTTTCCGGTGGCGGTGGCGGTGCTGATTGCAGTGCCGCTGGGCATTGCAGCCACCCGCTGGGCCTGGCTGGAGAGAATAGTCCTCTCGGTGGTAAACGTCATCCAGACCATCCCCAGCCTGGCTATGATGGCCCTCTTTATCCCGCTGGGCCTGGGCATCGGCAACAAGCCGGCCATTGTGGCCCTGCTCCTTTACTCGCTCCTGCCCATTCTGCGCAACACCTACACGGGGATCAAGGGCGTGGATGCGGACCTTAAGGAGGCCGCCACCGGCATGGGCATGACGGAGTTACAGCGGCTCATCCGGGTAGAGCTGCCGCTTTCGGTGCCGGTGATCATGGCCGGGGTGCGCACGGCGGCGGTGATCGCCATCGGGACGGCGACGCTGGCGGCCATGGTGGGGGGCGGCGGGTTGGGGCGGTATATCTACCGGGGCCTGCAGCTGATGCGCGACTACCTTATCCTGGTGGGAGCGGTGCCGGCGGCGGCGCTGGCGCTGGTGGCCGACTTTATCCTGGGCCGCCTGGAACACTGGGTGACCCCGGAAGGCCTGCGGCTCTCCCGGAAAAAGTACGAGTAGACCGCGGCGCCGCGCTCGCACGAACGGAGGACGGAAGGGGTAAATGGTACACCTTCTTGATCACGGCCACGGGAAGGAGGAGAAACTGCATGCGGAAAAAGAGGTTTCCAGCGGTACTGGCGCTCGTTGTTGTCCTCACCCTGCTTGCCACCGGTTGCGCGGGCGGCGGGCAGGCGCCAGAGGCACCGGGCGGGCGGGCGGCCAACAAGCCGGGTGATGGCTCGACCTTGCGCATCGGCTCGCAGGGCTACGCCGAAGTGGAGATCCAGGGTGAGATCGCCAAGGCGCTCATCGAGGCTAAAACCAACCACAAGGTGGAGCACGTCAAGAACCTGGGCAGCGCCATGGCCCTGCATGAGGCGATGGTCAACGGCGATCTGGACATGGCGATTTCGTTCACCGGGACCTTGTTCCTGGGGCTGCTCCGGCAGAAGCTGACACCCGAGTGGCGTAATCCCGATAAGGTCTGGCAGTACGTGCACGATGAGATGCTGAAGAAGTACGGCGTCTACACCTTCCCTGCCTATGGCTACAACAACGTCTACGCCATTGCCGTACCCAAGGCAACGGCGGAAAAGCTGAACCTGAAGAAGGTGAGCGACCTTAAGCCTTACGCCCAGGACATGGTGCTGGCCACCGATACCACGTGGCAGGATTACCCCGGCCAAGGGTATAAGGAGTTTCAGGAGCTGTACGGCTTCAAATTCAAGGACGCGCTGCCCATGGATTTCGGGCTCATGTACCGCGCCGTGAGGAGTGGGGAAGTCGATGCCGTCTGTACCTATTCCACGGACGGCCGCAACATCTCGCACAACCTGGTGATCCTGGAGGACGATAAGGGGTTTAACCCGCCCTATTACGGCATCCTGGTGGCGCGCAATGACATGCTGGAGAAGTACCCGGAGGTCAAGGAGGCGCTGAAGCCCCTGGGCGGACTGATGGATACGGAAACGATGACCAAGCTCAACGCCAGGGTGGATGTGGACGAAGAGGAGCCGGCCAAGGTGGCGCGCGACTTCCTTAAGGAGAAGGGGTTGCTGTAGAGGCTCGGTTCAGCGAACCCCGACCGGCCCCTGGAGGTCGGGCGCCGAAAAGGAGCACCGCCGGTGTTGGGTACTGCTTCACAGCGGGGGGCTGGGATAGAAAGCGCGGTGGCGGGGGACCGGTGCGCAGGCACCGGTCCCCCGCTCTGTTAGGACGGGGCGGTCAAGGGCTGCTCGTTGACGGCATTTGGACAATGTGGTAGCATGAGTGAAGGTAAAAGATAAGGGAGACAGGTTAAGGTGCAACGGCGGATAATAGAGCTTAAAGGACATATCCTGGATTCCCATATTCTGCCACGCGTCCTCGATGCCATCGTCGAGCAGGGCGGCGATTTCAGCATCGAGCACATCAGCATCGGCAAGACCAACACCGACCCCAGTTACGCGCGGCTGGCCGTCGCCGCGGCCGACGAGGGCGTTTGGGAGCAGGTTTGGGAAGCGATTCAGCCCCTGGGGGCGGTACTACTTACGGAAAAGGAGGCGGAACTTAAGCCGGCGCCGCAGGACGGTGTTTTCCCGGACAACTTTTACACCACCACCAACCTGGAGACGCGCGTGCGCCTGGCCGGCGGCTGGGTACCCGTCGAAGGGATGGAGATGGATTGCGGCATTCGCGTGGATCCGCCGGCGGGCCGGGCGGTTTGCGTACCCATCCACCAGGTGCGCCGCGGCGACCTGATCGTGGTGGGGAACGAGGGGGTGCAGGTGACGCCTCTGGAGCGGCCGCGGCAGCGCGAGGTCTTCAGCTTTATGGGTAGCGCCGTCTCCAGCGAACGGCCGAAGGGCCTGGTAATTGCCGGTATTGCCCGGGAAATGCGGGCCGTGCGCCGGCGCGGCGGTAAGATTCTGGTGGTACTGGGGCCGGCCGTCATCCACACGGGAGCGGGGCAGTACCTGGAGCGCTTGATCCGCGCCGGGTTTGTGCAAACCCTGTTTGCCGGTAACGCGGTGGCCACGCATGACATTGAAAGCGCCCTGTACGGTACCTCCCTCGGGGTTTCCCTGGCCAGCGGCGAAGCCGTTCCCGAGGGGCACTCGCACCACCTGCGGGCGATCAACGCCATTCGGGGTGCCGGCGGCATCCGGCCGGCGGTCGCGAGCGGCCTCCTAACAAAAGGCGTTATGTATACTGCTGTGCAGACGGGTGTAGATTATGTGCTGGCGGGCTCCATCCGCGACGACGGGCCGCTTCCTGATGTTATCAGCGACACGCTGGCGGCGCAGGAGGCCATGCGGGCGCTGCTGCCCGGCACGGAGCTGGCCTTAATGCTGGGGACGATGCTCCACTCCATCGCCGTCGGGAACCTGCTGCCAGCCCGGGTGCGCCTCGTCTGCGTGGACATCAATCCGGCGGTGGTGACGAAACTGGTGGACCGCGGGAGTTTCCAGGCGGTGGGCGTGGTGAGCGATGTGGAGTGGTTCTTAAGGCAACTGGCCTTTGAGCTGTTGGACAAAAAAGAACACCTGGCGAAGGGGGTTTGAAGTTGGCACCGCACAAGAGCCTGGGGGTCCTTTCCCGTTACGAGCAGATTGCCCTCGACATTGCGGCGCGCATCCTGCGCGACGAGTACAAGGTAGGCGATAAGATCTTCGGCCGCTCTACCCTGGCCGGCCGTTACAAGGTTTCACCGGAAACCATCCGCCGGGCGGTTTCGCTCCTGGAGGACGCCGGCGTGGTGGAGACGGCGGCGGGCATGGGTGTCATCATCAAGTCCAAGAAGGCGGCGGAATCATATTTTCACCAGTTCCGCGGCCAGCAGGCCCTGGCCGACCTGCAGGAGAAATTGAGCCAGCTTTTTGTGGAAAAGCAGCGCTTGGACGAGGAGATCGAGACCACCACCCGGCAGATGGTGAACTACCTGTGGGGGATGCTGAACAACCTGCAGTACCTGGAGAAGGTGGAAATCCCGGAGAACTCCTGGCTGGTGGGGCAGTCGCTCTCTTCCAGCCGGCTGCGCTCGGAGACAGGGGCCACGGTGGTGGCCATTGAGCGCGACGGCAAAGAGTACTATTCCCCCTCCTCCGAGATGGCCTTTCAAGCCGGCGACCTGCTGCACGTGGTAGGGACGGTGGAGGCTAAAGGGTTGCTGCGCCGGCTGGTGGAACGGGAGGGCTAGAAGTGGCAGCCAAGGATGACCGGCAGGATACGATGCTCTTCTCTCCCCCTGCCCCGGAGAGTCCGGCGCGCGCTGTTCTCCTGGCGGTGGGGGCGGCGCTGGAGGAGCGGGGTTACGACCCGGTGGACCAGCTGGTGGGCTATCTGCTCTCCGGTGACCCCACCTACATCACCAGCTACGGCAACGCGCGCAGCCTGATCCGCGGCCTGGGCCGGGAAGAACTGCTGGAGGAAATTGTGCGCGGCTATCTGGCGGCGGTGAAAGGGGGGCACGGCGGTGGAAAAGCTGGTGATTGAGGGCGGGCGCGCCCTAAACGGGTCCATCGTCGCGAGCGGGGCGAAGAACAGCGCCCTGCCGCTCCTCGTCGCAGCGGCCCTTGCCGAAGAGGAGTCCCTCCTGGAGAACGTCCCGCACGACACCGATGTGGACGTGATGTGCGCTATTCTTAAGGCCCTGGGAGCCAGCGTGCGCGCCGACGGCCCCGGGCGCCTGCGGGTGAGCGGTGCCGGCCTGACGCAGGCGCAGGCTCCGTACGAGCTGGTGCGCCGGATGCGGGCTTCTTTTTATGTTGCCGGCCTCCTCCTGGGGCGCCTGGGACGGGCGGTGGTCGCCCTGCCGGGCGGCTGCTCCATCGGCTCGCGGCCGGTGGATTACCACATCAAGGGCTTTGAGGCCCTGGGGGCGAAGGTCTCCCTGGAGCACGGCTTCATGAAAGCTGAAGCACCGCGCCTCACAGGCTCCAAGTACTATGTCAGCCGCGCCAGCGTAGGGGCCACCATCAACACCATGCTGGCCGCGGTCCTGGCCAAGGGAACCACTATCCTGGAGAATGCCGCCCGCGAGCCGGAAGTGGTGGACGTGGCTAACTTTCTCAACACCATGGGGGCGCGGATTAAGGGCGCAGGCATGGATGTCATCCGTATTGAAGGCGTCAAGAAGCTTCATGGGGCCGAGCATGAGATTATCCCCGACCGGATTGAGGCCGGTTCCTACCTTATCCTGGGCGCCATGACCGGGGGTGAGGTGACGGTGGTGAATGCCATGGGCGAACACCTCCGGGCGCTCCTATCCAGCCTGGAGGCCATCGGCGTGGCCGTTGAAGAGACCACCACGGCCGTTCGTGTAAAGAAAAAGGAGCCCCTGGCTCCTCTTAATGTAGTCACCCAGCCCTATCCGGGCTTTCCCACCGACCTACAGGCACCTTTGGCGGTGCTCCTCACCCAGGCCGATGGCGTGAGCACCCTGCGCGAGACCATCTTTGACGGCCGCTTCAAGTACGTGGACGAGCTCCGGCGCATGGGTGCGGACGTCAAGGTGGAACGGGACACGGCCATCATTACCGGGCCGGCCAAGCTAACCGGGGCCCCGGTGGAGGCCACGGACCTCCGGGGCGGCATGGCGCTGGTGATTGCCGCGCTGGCGGCCGAGGGGCGCAGCGAGGTCAGCGGCCTCGAGCACATCGACCGCGGTTATGAGCACCTCTCCGCCAAGCTGCAGGCCCTGGGGGCCAAGGTGGAGCGGATCAGGGTGTAAGGCCGGCACCGCTAACGCAGCGAAAGGCTGGCGGCGGTGACGCCGGGGAGCCGGCGCAGGTCGGCCGCCACGGCCTCGGCGCGCGCCTGATCGGCGGCCAGGGTGAGGGTGATGATCCCATTTTCCTTGTCGCCGTCGGGGAGTCCGGCCCGGCTTAAAATGGCGTCGCCGTGGCGCGTCAGCACTTCCTGCACCTGAGGACCGAGCTCTGCCCGGTGGGGGACGAGAATCCCCACTACGCTGATGTGTTGGTACATGCCATCACCTCCCGCAGCTCTGTTTTCCATTGTACACCGGGAAAGAGGCAGGACAGGTCGGAGCCCAAGCAGCGCGCGCCGCAAAAGGAGTAAAGGAGAGTCGGTTATGGAACTCACCGTTCTCGGCCGCTACGGGCCCTATCCGGCAGCGGGCGGGGCCTGTTCGGGTTATCTTGTCACGGCCGGCACCACGCGCCTGCTGGTGGACTGCGGGGCGGGGGTCCTGAGCCGGTTGGCCGCCCACCTGCCCCTGGAAGGCCTTACGGGGGTTATCCTCTCCCATCTCCACAGCGATCATACCAGCGATTACTTTGTCCTGCGCTACGCTCTGGAGGTGGCCCAGTTTCAGGGCCGGCGCCGGGAACCCCTGCCCGTGTGGGCGCCGCCCGAGCCGGCGGAGGAGTTCGGCCGCCTGGGTTACCGCAACGTTTTCACCGTGCGCCCGGTGCTGGAAGGGCAGGCCGTCCAGGTAGGGGAACTGACGGCGGTCCCCTTTGCCGGCAGGCACAGCGTCCCGGCTTTCGGGTGGCTTTTCACGGCGGGCGGGGCGAAGCTCGCCTACTCGGGCGACACAGAGCTGTACCCGGACTTCCCTGCCCGTGTGCAGGGGGCGGACCTTTTCCTCTGCGAGGCCACCTACACAGAGACGCAGCTGAGCCAGGGGGCGCGGAATCACCTGGCGGCGGGCCAGGCGGCCCGGGCGGCGCGGGCGGCCGGTGTGAAGCGTCTCTTGCTTACCCACCTTTCGCCGCCGCAGGATCACCGGGTGCTGCTTCAGGAAGCGCAGGCGGAGTTTCCCGCCGCTGAACTTGCAGCGGAAGGAAAAACGTACAGCGTTTCGGCATAGGTATTGAGGGGGCTGAAGAATTTACCTTTCCGTAACCGCGGCTTAATTTTTACCCTCTATTCTGAAGGAGAGAGCCTGGAAAGGGTGGACAGCGTGCCCGAACCGATGAGTCGACTACCTCGACCTTACCTCCTGGCTGCCCTGGCCTTAACCCTGCTCTTTTTCCTGAGCTTCGGCACCGCCCTCGTGCTGAGCAGCTACCTGGCGCCGGACAAGATTGTGCCGGGGGTCCAGGTGGAAGGGCTGGACCTTTCCGGCCTGACGGCTGCCCAGGCGGAGGAACGCCTGGCGCTGCGGGCGGCGGCCCTGGCGGCGACCGAGCTCTTTCTCCAGGCCAAGGAACGCACTTATACCGTGAAAGCGGCGGACATCGGCATCGGCGCCGACGTAGCACAAACGGTGCAAAACGCCCTGGCGGTGGGCCACAGCGGCACCTTGTGGCAGCAGCTTTACGAACGCCGCCGGGTGCGACGGGAAGGCCGGCATCTACCCCTTGAACTCAGCCTGGATACCCGGAAGCTGCAGGGATATCTTATGCAACTGGCGCAGGATGTGGACAGCCCGCCTCGGGATGCGCGGCTTGTTCTTAATGAAAAGAACGAAGCCGGACCGGTGGCGGGGAAGGCCGGCTGCGCGCTGGCTCTGCCGGAATCCGAGGAGCGGATAGTTACGGCGGTACGCCGGGGCGGCGGGCGCGTAGAGCTGGCCGTGCAGGAAATACCGCCGAAGCAGACGGTGGCGGATCTGTGGCGCCTGGGCATCCGCGATGTGGTGGCCCTTTACACCACCCGCTTCCAGGCCGGCAACCGCGACCGTACCTACAACTTGAAGCTCGGCGCCGCGGCCATTGACGGTCACATCGTGGCTCCGGGGGAGGTTTTTTCTTTTAATGAGGTGGTGGGTCCCCGGGAGGA
Coding sequences:
- a CDS encoding ABC transporter ATP-binding protein (Members of the family are the ATP-binding subunit of ABC transporters for substrates such as betaine, L-proline or other amino acids, choline, carnitine, etc. The substrate specificity is best determined from the substrate-binding subunit, rather than this subunit, as it interacts with the permease subunit and not with substrate directly.) — its product is MVTFEHVTKTYKGGTQAVRDLNLTIEKGRFVVLIGPSGCGKTTTLKMVNRLIEPTSGEIYLEGRKTSTLNLVQMRRNIGYVIQHIGLLPHLTVAANIALVPELKGWPRKKREERVDELLAMVGMDPAVYRNRFPAQLSGGQQQRIGVLRALAADPELILMDEPFGALDPLTREQLQLEFKRLKERLKKTIIFVTHDMNEALLLADRIILMKDGVVVQDDTPEGLLRHPANDFVASFVGRAAQPQAAADLLVRDVMNPAPVTIEAERGLGEALKRMQKYKVDSLLVLSDGRLMGLVQARDLYPYLLKDETVPVAQVAVQAAVTVSPDLPLSQAAEKLTAGGAYLVPVVGDDGRLLGVLTRASLVGVLLDAWNGGSGSTEEKKAAAGGGGAK
- a CDS encoding ABC transporter permease → MTWIKMWQYLVDNLPEVLLAIQEHVLLLVVFPVAVAVLIAVPLGIAATRWAWLERIVLSVVNVIQTIPSLAMMALFIPLGLGIGNKPAIVALLLYSLLPILRNTYTGIKGVDADLKEAATGMGMTELQRLIRVELPLSVPVIMAGVRTAAVIAIGTATLAAMVGGGGLGRYIYRGLQLMRDYLILVGAVPAAALALVADFILGRLEHWVTPEGLRLSRKKYE
- a CDS encoding glycine betaine ABC transporter substrate-binding protein, with product MRKKRFPAVLALVVVLTLLATGCAGGGQAPEAPGGRAANKPGDGSTLRIGSQGYAEVEIQGEIAKALIEAKTNHKVEHVKNLGSAMALHEAMVNGDLDMAISFTGTLFLGLLRQKLTPEWRNPDKVWQYVHDEMLKKYGVYTFPAYGYNNVYAIAVPKATAEKLNLKKVSDLKPYAQDMVLATDTTWQDYPGQGYKEFQELYGFKFKDALPMDFGLMYRAVRSGEVDAVCTYSTDGRNISHNLVILEDDKGFNPPYYGILVARNDMLEKYPEVKEALKPLGGLMDTETMTKLNARVDVDEEEPAKVARDFLKEKGLL
- a CDS encoding TIGR00300 family protein codes for the protein MQRRIIELKGHILDSHILPRVLDAIVEQGGDFSIEHISIGKTNTDPSYARLAVAAADEGVWEQVWEAIQPLGAVLLTEKEAELKPAPQDGVFPDNFYTTTNLETRVRLAGGWVPVEGMEMDCGIRVDPPAGRAVCVPIHQVRRGDLIVVGNEGVQVTPLERPRQREVFSFMGSAVSSERPKGLVIAGIAREMRAVRRRGGKILVVLGPAVIHTGAGQYLERLIRAGFVQTLFAGNAVATHDIESALYGTSLGVSLASGEAVPEGHSHHLRAINAIRGAGGIRPAVASGLLTKGVMYTAVQTGVDYVLAGSIRDDGPLPDVISDTLAAQEAMRALLPGTELALMLGTMLHSIAVGNLLPARVRLVCVDINPAVVTKLVDRGSFQAVGVVSDVEWFLRQLAFELLDKKEHLAKGV
- a CDS encoding TrkA C-terminal domain-containing protein, which encodes MAPHKSLGVLSRYEQIALDIAARILRDEYKVGDKIFGRSTLAGRYKVSPETIRRAVSLLEDAGVVETAAGMGVIIKSKKAAESYFHQFRGQQALADLQEKLSQLFVEKQRLDEEIETTTRQMVNYLWGMLNNLQYLEKVEIPENSWLVGQSLSSSRLRSETGATVVAIERDGKEYYSPSSEMAFQAGDLLHVVGTVEAKGLLRRLVEREG
- a CDS encoding IreB family regulatory phosphoprotein, translating into MLFSPPAPESPARAVLLAVGAALEERGYDPVDQLVGYLLSGDPTYITSYGNARSLIRGLGREELLEEIVRGYLAAVKGGHGGGKAGD